The genomic window ggaTGGATATATCCGGTAATCAGGATTAGAAATGTTTCATcacttggcaaaaaaaaaaaaaaggattttggcgaaggtaaagaaatacgcacaccacccgttttcggcggtTAGGGTTAGgtcgaaaacgggtggtgtgcgtattctttgaCCTCCTCCAGGATTTTTAGGAAAAACCAGCTGTTGCCTCTGCAGaaagtttttcttttctacatCACAGATGTTgtccaagaaggaaaggaaagaaccAACACAGCTTGGCATGGGTGCTGTCGCAGACGAACTCAGAAAATAGGGGAcagaacaaacaccacaaggtatcCTAGAAATGATGCTCTAAATCAAATAGCTcaaagtaaggagtcgatatatacttatatacatgtatatagacacgcATACGTGTACATCTGATGACAGATTCCTAAATGTACACAACACGAATGCACAACGAATATACACACGACATGCATTCATCACGTATCGGTATGTAGAGTGGCAAAAGGGGGGGGGGACCGTGGTCTTAATAAAGTGAAAAAGGGGTCGATTCGGGGGGGAGGGGGTCATGGGGGTGTGACGTCCAGAGAAGGTGTGGCACAacgatgtgtctatatatatatatatatatatattatattatatatatatatacgtatttaagaTAACAAGGCAaccatgcacgtatgtgtgtgtaaaatgtgtacattatacatgcatgttctgaaaatgtatatttgtgtgtttttatgcagAAAACGAACACATATGTAAATCTGAAAGCAAAATGAATATCTAAGCAAAGTAAGCGTATATTTAAGTGtcgatgtatgtaaatatatatatatatattatatatatataatatatatatatatatatatatatatatatatataaaagcatgtgtgtgcatataaaaatgCGAAAGTGTCTGCTGTGTGTAGCTCAAAATACGTATAGAAGACTATATAGATAGGTGATATGTGAATTTACAAGTTGGTGGGAATTAttgtaaacatttaaataaacctaagttatatatatatatatatatgtatgtatgtttgtgtttgccaaACAGAATAAACAAATGTGTATGAGGGGTTATATTGGATAATGCATGTTGAATCGTAATAAACAAATAGAGGTGTGTATAAACGAATGTGTGTATAATCTATAAATGTGCGAATGCAGTTCATAAACAAAAATGTGTCCACAcatcgatatataaatattgtagattattaataataatagtaattaatatgtaaatgtatggagAGAAAAAAACCGGGTAAATGAGttgaaaaggaaaatgttttGTGGAAGTAAATTACatgaaatttaattgtttttttcttctttcaataaaAGAGACCTTTAACCAGCAAAAGGTGAAAGggtataataattaataataataataataataataataattaataataataataataaataataataataataataatccctttggCTGTAGTAAAACTGTTGGTGAGAAGAAGACCTGGGGAGGAGAAGGGATAATATGAACGTAGTTAATGAATTGGCTGAAATGTCCAGGAATACTGACCTTGCTTGCGTACGGGCATGTTGTTCCTCAATTATAGATAGATCCGTCCACACTAACTGCTTCCCTTAATTAGTAATACTAGcagaggtggtggcggcggtcAAAGGtttgtttttccctttctttctttatatatttttgccaaCGATCAGCGAAATATCTATATGTTAAggggtgagtatatatacatatagatgtgtatatatatatatatatttatagattgttttgtgtatatatatatatatatatgtatgtgtgagtggtgtgtgatATGTACAGAAGCTCCGGTTTGAGGTTTGTAATCCTTGCAGTGGTGacggaggtggtggcggtggcggtagtcGCAGTCTCGTTGAAGCGGGTCGAAGGTAGGTTTGGTGACACCAAGACAGCGGAGTAGCAGGAAAGAGAGGGAACgggcagaggaagagagagagagatagaggaaggaaggaagggagacgGAGTGGAATAGAGGGGGGAGGAAAACAACAActtagagagggagggaggaattaaaagaagaagaagaagaagaaaaaggggaaataaagagcaaaaggcaTTTAcacataatatagagagagagacagacagatacatggaATAGTATATTGATATAGAAAGAAGAAGATATATAgtgatacatagacacacacacggtgtgtaagagggagtgagagaaagaatatgaaagataaaaagtGAAACAAGATAATGAAAGGGAAGACGGATAGAAAGCGGTGTGAAAGGTGAATGGGGGAAAGTTTGAGTGAAGTAACAGATTGTGTTTAGATAGATGTAAAAAAGTGAAATGTTGGGTTATggggacagaagaattaaaggTGGGAAAAGGATAACCTATCACTGCAAGGAACAGCTAATaaactgttgtgtatatatatatacatatatatattattgtgttgttgttcgTACGAACAAAAATTACACTAACAGactgttatatttattgtatatttttcgtTTACAAGTTGGGAACAGGATCAGttcaaaactgaaacaaattacTCTATAAAATATGTTATCCGGTCAAGAGCAGATACCGATACACGACCCCCACCACTTACAAACTGGCTTACTTTTGTTCCTTTCTCGCCTTCTTTCACCTTATTATCAACGATTATATAAGTCTACCCAcctctctacctacctatgtattaaaatatctttatacctatcaatttatttattcaaatgtatgtataacaacagatACATTTGTGTCTACCCGTCTctgttcattcatttattaatccAAGTCTCGCTTCTTCATTCATACAATATTTCACTTGATTTTCCTTCATTaaactatttatacacacatatatctatatacaatgaCACAACACCAGAAAATATATTCGCTTTctttaatgaaatgtttttactttcttcaaaagaaaaataaatttaacaaaatattattgtttGGTTATAAAGTGCGTAAGATTTACGCCTTTAAAAGTTATAGTTTAATTGTGAACAGTATTTAATTagcaataacaattattataatatttaacaAACATCGATGCTCTCCCAATAAAGTGGACAACGCAAAGTGAAAATGCGGTCAAAACGTTATAATTTTTAGCGACGTAGGAGGCCAAGTTGCGTATTCGAGTacatcagtctgtctctctctatcactttttactcctctctctctctctctctcgctatatgtatgtgtatatatatatatatagtatatacatatataatatatatacatatattatatatacatatattttatatatatgtatatacagagccacacacgagtgtatatataaatgtatgtatgtgcaatgtGATTGTCTTGTCGCAGTATGGCATTGACCGCATTAGAACGAAAGTGTGGTGTTGTGTGAGGAAGGGGGGGTTAGTGCGTGTTTTTGTTGATAGAAGCGGCCTCAAGTAATAGGCCAAAACATGGCGCCATGCAGTAACTATAATGTCGGTTATCACGTGgtccttctctctcacactcactctctctttctctctccatctctctctttttctgtcttcctctcatacttactctctctttatttctccctttctctctctcacactcactctctctcactcactctctctcccttttcctgtcttcccctctcacactcactcactctctctcttttcctgtctctccctctctcacacttaAATATTGTCGCTGACAAAAGTATCTAAAGTGATGactacacagagagagagagagagagagagagaggagatcgATTGAAAAAGAAGCAGACAGCGCATAGATTGCGATGGAGCTGCTGCTAGGTGGTCGCTCGTCAATGCTAGTAACATCAGTCAAGTCTCTCTCAAATTTCATCCAACACTGTCTTGAAAAGGCACGTgagataatgtactcctagatatacaaaaaggtGTGATGGTCATAGGTGGAATGTTTTGTGTCTTCTGAAACTGATCTGAACTTAACAACGAATGAAAGAAATAGATTATTGAAAATTATGGAATAGAGATAGGTTTGATCGTTCAAGCGAATTACACTCTTGTGTATGTCGAAGAGTGTGTTGAGCCCTTTCATATACATTCCTTCTCTGAGACATGTTATGACAGTTTTCGCTGTTCtgtgtttttttcccctctttctctctcttgtgttCGATTTGTTTTACGAATAACAAGCAATACCATATTACTATAAATCAGATATGTATGACATCACTTTCTCCACTTATGATTGTATATGTAACACATGATACTTTGAGAATTCAATGTCTGGATAGTTAGTccaatacatatagtatatatatagatataattggaGCGCAGTGACATGAAACTTGAGTCATGAGACAGAATtcaattcatatatgtgtgtgtgtgtgtttaattatttCAAGTCTTCCTGCAAGGAAGGAAGTGGTTTTTGAACAAAGATATAAAACTCCATAGTTGGAAAGTAGAGAACAAAATTAAATCCACGCATTGAACTTGAGAAAAATTTTGCATACAGAATGTATTTGTAACATGTATGTTGGTttcttttttctgaaaaccctaacTTTTCCAAACTGTCActtaggcatgtgtgtgtgtgtgtgtgcaatcacaGATACACATGATGGAAGTCTGTACATTATGAGTATGACCCTTGCTTGTTAATGAGCAGCAACAtgagtagaggcgcaatggcccaatggttagggcagcggacttgcggtcggaggatcgcggtttcgaatctcagactgggcgttgtgtgtttattgagcgaaaacacctaaagctccacgaggctctggcagggagtggtggcaacccctgttgtactctttcgctccaactttttctcactctttcttcctgtttcttgtccttgacttcctacgcaaccgctgagcctggatgcgcattcatccatccgtcaatgctctcggtgtcgggggttgacctgcttacgaatagcaaaggaccacgtttcggacttctcccacgaagactgcttcgctcaacagcaacagcagcaacatgaaGCTTTTACCAAGACTTACATAAATGTCTCTTCTCAGTTAAAAATCATGACATTTGCATTATGTGCAGATCTGAGAATACCTCTTCAGAGCATCAATAGAAACAGAATGTTTGTTAGCTATTTGTTCTTTCGGGTATCAAAGGTTGCTTTTGTTTGAGTTTTATTAAATGGAGGGTCTGCAGTTATCGAAGggattcctttcttttttttgcatttcatttcagtgttgtgtgtttatgcagTTGGAAATATATGGATGCACTGAATATATTATTTTTCCCATATAATCTCTGTAGTGAATACATTATTTTTCTTCAGTAGTCTTACCAATTGCAATTAtttctagtttgtttttttttaatcatataaatttttttcttttttcagatcaGATTTATGAAAGTTCTTCAATCTTAATTTTGGTGTGTCAGGCCTTTTCTCAGAACATTGTTCTGCATAGAATAGGTACTTTGGAATTCTCCTATCTTCCATACAAATTGCACAGCCTGCTTACCTCAGTTTGCTATGTCACAAGAGAGCCCCTATGCTTACAACATTTGCGAACTCCAAGGATTCAACATCACTCACATTGTTTCCCCAAGATTTTGAAAAGATTTATCAAAGATGCTTTTACTTTGATAAGGCATCGTTTAAATGATTTGGTCTTTTATTACTACAACCTGACCTCTCCTCCACACTGAGTTACTCAGTTCTCTGTCTTCATTGAGCAGGTATCCCTTGTCTTGTGAGTAAGCATCCATCCAGAGAATGTCTACAGTCGGTTTGACATCTGAATTTAATTTAGTGAAGGATGTGAAAGGTTGAATCTTCaagtaagaaaaaatatcaacgtgggaagggcctcagagtcactAAACTTAAATTGTTTcttaaaaaaatgattaaatatgaAACCCCAAGTGTTACCTGGGGACAGAGGCTGTGGGTaactaacaatggtttcaaaatgTTTGGCTCAAGGTCAACCATTTCAGGGTAGggaagtaagtcaattacatcaaccccaccgtccaactggtacttatttgattgaccctgaaaggatgaaaggcaaaatcaatctcagcagaatttgaactcagaatatcaatatggatgaaatgcctctaagcattttgcttgacatgttaacaattctgccagcttgatgccttgttctgtgaaattaataatagtttcaaattttggcacaagaccatcaattttgggagaggaagcAAGGCgaatacatcaatcccagtactcctcaactggtactcattttatcaaccctaaaagcatagacaacctcagcggaatttgaacccagaatatgaaagacagacaaaatgccactaagcattttgcctggtgtgctaacgactctgccaacttgCCAGCTTATTGTGTGTaactaataataattgttgtttgtACAACTGTTTAGCATATTGAATATTAGTTTCATAAATTTCTGTAAAATGAAACTAAGCTGTGTTGATGGTATCAACATTGTCTTTTAATGGTCTTTAATGAATAAACCATTTCATTCAGCAACACAACCAGGATAAAATTATTAATGCTTCCATTATCAGTTAAAGCTTTCATTGCATCATggtaaacagcaataataatgaatacACAAGACAAAGGATATTCCAgtaaagttgaagaaattgaaaaagttgAACATTGATTTATTACCTGGTGTACACACCTGAGAAAATGACCgtttttttctcactcttctgACATGTGTCATCTCttgctataaaataaatttgcttttgatttttgttctttatttttatcattaagattttcttttcttttttttttctttttctttcattcactttATCAACAGAAACAACCCAAAACACAGTTTTACTGCAAATGATCACGAGATGCTTGAACATCCATTTGTCTAGAAAGAAATACATTGAAGAATGTGTTTTACATACAATTGGTGATACATCAGCCACAGATATagttgcccaccaccaccaccaccaccaccaccaccaccacagtagtATTGACAATGTGCAAGGGGGTGAAAGAATCACATGCTGTAAGGTTCCGGAAAAGGCATCTGCTTCCGGTCCCGGGGATAAACCACAGGATCTTTAGCAAACAAAAATGAGAAACATCCAGTTAGTTTTGTCCCCCTTAAACCTCATCAGGGACCTGATATTAATAGTATTATATTCCTGTTATGAGTAATGAAATGAGCTATTAATAGGTTAAAAAGCAGGTGCAGGCATAATATAggggcacaggtgtggttgtgtagtaagaagcttgcatcccaaccacataggtcagggttcaatcccactatgtgaTACCATGGGGAAGTGTAGTATAACCTCAGACCGACTAAAGCCCTGTGAAttgatttgggagacggaaactgaaagaagcccgttgtatatttgtatacatatacatacatacatatatatatatatatatatatatatatatatatatatatatgtatcgtaaaAGAAGTCCACATTCCATGTCCTCGTACTTTGTATTGTTTGTTGCTTACGTTTtgtgacatcctgtgcccacatatgcatgtgtatatacggatacatgtaagtatgtacatatacatatgtatatatgcatatatatatatatatatatatatatatatatatatatataatatatatatatatatatatatatatatatatattacttatattattatatgattgaatgccacgcatccttttccaagtaagttttatctatttatatatatatacgagcaaaactccCCCAGTccgatggacggtgctgagttgtcaaacatttaaaccaaatattctcataacaacttgtccgaccgtcccattggcctcccctttgagaaacactgatttaacctaaatttgagacaccaaaagaagaaataaagatagactttttttctattccaaagaaaaaacgattttattcacacaaatatgcaaccaaagagtttaaagtaccagtaatgataaggctgttgactgggaaaacacaaacatggtttaaatagtaagcttggcaggaaagaaacgtgcctttaagcagtacaaaaacaacaaaaaatggaaggtgcagttatgtacaggttgacggaagaaaagcaggacaaaacgatgcatgcaaatgggttagctggaggtaaatctagatggaaaagcatgatgaatttatgagaacgtaccCTTAAAGGTTGTCAAGATTAATGTCAACACAAAAAGGCAAGATGTacatattttaaatgtaaatgcTATGCAATTGAACTTCAACTTTGGCGAAATAACTGTCTTCTCGCTGTAAAAACACCAATACCTTTGAAACAACAACACTataattaaaaatgcaaaaatttATCCCAAAGATATTAGAAGTCTCTCGTAGTTTGAGAAAGAaaattctgcaatttcttgtttAATAACCTGCATGAATGATTTGTTTATATGATCAAGTTTTTGTGCTCATTGCCCTCCATTAAACTGCTGTTGCTTCAACAAGTCCATGGTGTACCACATGTTAGGTGTCAAAGAGattgcagtggttggtgttaggaagggcatccagccatataaacaatggaacctggtgtgacACCTGGTCTTACCAGCTCATagtaaaccatccaacccatgtcagcatggaaaatggacattaaagatgatgatgatcatatctatctatctatcagtctgtctatctatctacctatatatatacttatatatatatatacacacacacacacacatatatatatatatatatatatatatatatatatatatatatatcagcatggagggtggatattaaatgatgatgattatgtatgtgAGGGTCCATGTACAATTGCAGGACCTCCGGCTTTCGTGGACGAACCACCCATCCAGGGGGAACATCATTGTGCTGTTGTAACAGAGGTGCTGATTATGACCTTACCTAAACGCCTGATATATTTGGGTGGGGTAGTGCCACCAGGGCCACCAGGTAGCCGTACTGTCCCAGGTTTAATGCTGCTGTGAATCCATGGCAGCGAGTTACAGGCCGACGCCTAGTTGATTGGCTCATACCCAAGGGGAGCCCCGACTGTGGCCAATCCTCTGGAGTGGGCTTTCGCACGACTTGGGATGACCCACTGACATCTTGAACCCCGGCCTCATGGTGGTTGGGGGGACAGTTTCGGTACATTTGGTTATCCTCATATGGGAGGGACGTGCATGAGTTGGACAAGTCATCAAGAGCTGCCCCTCTAAGGGCGTAAGCTCTCTCACCATGGCAAGGTAGTACCAGGGTCGACTGCCCTGGTGGTATGGTTACGGTAAGTGACAGCAGCATCAGGCTTGTACGTTGCTAGCACACCAAGGACATGTCgaccttataaatatatataaatataaatagaaaataagaacaCAAATAGGCTAAAGGTTTACTACAGCTGTTAACATTTTCTTCAAGTGAACCAAAACTGCAAAATTTGGTTAggagaacccccccccccatgtaGAATGTGGATTGACTCCCATTTCCATATTAAGGAAGAGAGTGAAAACATAACAGACCTCATAAGCCTTTGGGTCATAAAACTATCAGCAGACAATGTCacattaaattgtttttataaacagataagtggaagagagagagagaaagaaagagagagagagagaaggaaatagggaggagagggggaggctTGATTACAGGTTATCAGTGTTGTGTAGTCAAGACAAATGTCCTGCCACCAAAAGAGAAATTACCTGTAACCCAAGACAACCAAACTGGAACATTTATgataacatatatttacatacactcatgctagtcacacttacatgcacacataaacattctcacatacatgaacacatagatagatatatttacacacatatactccacaacaaataaacaaacatgcatacatatacacacacatgtatgtaactatacacatgtgtatatgagtgtgtgtgtgtgtgactgtgtgaagatgcatggctcagtggttagggtgctgcactcacaattgtgaaacagtggtttcgattcccagaccaggcattgcattgtgtccttgagcttcctttgacattgctctGTGGTCATCTTGTTATCTGGCATGTGGCACAAAgcacacctgtacaggtaatgtcaatttgatggagggagtgagcttatatgaacacaaacatttgatcactacaaacaaatcatcttctgtggttgttcagcaaaaaaCTACAGTATCCTCATACATGGTCAAACAATGGAAGAGtccgtgatcatcatcattatcatcatttaacgcccgttgtccatgctagcatgggttggacagtttgaccagggctggcatgctggaaggctgcaccagactccagtctgatttggcatggttttctacggctgaatgcccttcctaatgccaaccattccaagagtgtaatgggtgcttttacatgccactggcacgtgtgccatttgcatgacactggtatctgccatgactgattttgctcagcttgacaggtcttctcaagtacaacataatgccaatggtttctgtgatgtatgtatgtatgtatgtatggatggatggatggatggatggatggatggatggatggatggatggatggatggatggatggatagatagatagatagatagatagatagatagatagatagatagatagatagatagatagatatagatatacacacatgcatgcattaaaAAAATACCATGTTTTCtccaaaccaaataaaaaaattttagttcacctgaagaaaacgtttttttcatgatgtaattgaattattcataaaaaaaaatatgtctgaaacagctgtaatgaacctTTAATCCATTTATAAGCAACATTCCAGGAACCTTCCCAATGCTAGATCTTGTACTGACACTGGATTGTGAAACTGCAATGACAGTATGCATAgctgtatacttttatatacatgtatttctatatgtatgcatggatacaaGTCAcacaacaagaactcactacttgaatggaccataaacaaaacttcacttaaacaggatttagataatcctatcaggtggtgctattaagttagacattgcCTGCACcagtctttggtcgaaacatatctaagttttatatatatatatatgtgtgtgtgtattgtcagtggatcatatatccaAAAAGGAAGCAGACTCTAAAGCATAGAGCAGTAACATTCGAAGAAGGGTTGTGTGCCGTTTGCCTTTAGACTCTGATGAGTTGTCCATAGAGCTAAGTGCTTTGTGGGTACAAAACCATTGGTCGCTctgtttcaatgtgtgtgtgtgtgtatgcatatatgcatacacctatgcataatatgtatatacatacctactacatacaaatagatagttTTTGCTGTCAGAATGTATTTACTATTTGTCCAAttgcagaggagagagagactaaGGAAGAAATGGAAGTGAAGCATCTAAAACCTATCTCCTTGTGACGTTGAACCTGACAAAGAACAGGGAATGCAACAGATGGTGGCACACTCTGTTAGAGAGGTTCTACCGGGTTTACTAGAATTCagttggttatgacgatgagggctccctttgatctgatcaacagaacagcctgctcatgaaattaacgtgcaagcggctgagcaccccacagacacatgtgcccttATTGTGGTTCTCAGGGAAATTCGGCAAGACACAGAGtgttacaaggctggccctttgaaatgttggcactacccatttttgccagctgagtggactggggcaatgtgaaatgaagtgtcttgctcaaggactcaatgtGCTGCTGGTCATCAAACTCATGACTTTATGACTGTGAGATGACTGTCCTAACTACCaaaccacgtgcctccacttCTGCTGGGCTTAGGTGCATCTAAAacagataatgatgacaatgatgtatatatatatacgaatgtatgtatgaatgtatgcgcaTGCATtatagagagaggaaagagagaaaaagtctgaatgcatgtatgtatgcacgtatctatcactgtatctatctgtgtgtgtgtgtgcatgtgtgtgtgtgtgcacgtgtgtgtgtgcatatacatatatacatatacgtaagtatgtatgtataaacactgaaaatgctctgagaccaacttccgtcactttccagggagaaaaactagaaatagttgatagtttccgttaccgaggtgaccaagtcagcagcgggggcgggtgtgctgaaagtgtaactgctagagtaagaatagcttgggcaaagttcagagagctcttacccctgctggtgacaaaaggcctctcgcacagagtgaaaggcagactgtatgatgcgtgtgtacgaacagccatgctacatggcagtgaaacatgggccgtgactgctgaggatatgcgtaagctcgcaagaaatgaagccagtatgctccgatggatgtgtaatgtca from Octopus sinensis linkage group LG19, ASM634580v1, whole genome shotgun sequence includes these protein-coding regions:
- the LOC118767173 gene encoding uncharacterized protein LOC118767173 — translated: MSDQIYESSSILILVCQAFSQNIVLHRIGTLEFSYLPYKLHSLLTSVCYVTREPLCLQHLRTPRIQHHSHCFPKILKRFIKDAFTLIRHRLNDLVFYYYNLTSPPH